A section of the Opitutaceae bacterium genome encodes:
- a CDS encoding arsenate reductase ArsC — protein MCDSKPTVLILCTGNSCRSQMAEGVLRTAAGDFLNVVSAGSKPAGFVHPLAFKVMQEIQIDISHHVSKDMRLFVSKGVETVITVCDSAGQSCPHFSGKVNRHHWPFEDPALAKGGDEEVLAQFRRIRDEIRRAFLAYADGRRDQMRLRDSRS, from the coding sequence ATGTGCGATTCCAAACCAACCGTTCTCATACTTTGCACCGGGAATTCCTGCCGCAGCCAGATGGCCGAGGGTGTTCTGCGGACCGCTGCCGGAGACTTCCTCAATGTTGTCAGCGCCGGATCCAAACCTGCGGGCTTTGTGCATCCCCTTGCCTTCAAAGTGATGCAGGAAATTCAAATCGATATTTCCCATCATGTTTCGAAGGACATGCGCCTGTTTGTGTCGAAAGGGGTGGAAACCGTCATCACCGTATGCGATTCCGCCGGACAATCGTGTCCGCATTTTTCAGGGAAGGTGAACCGCCACCATTGGCCGTTCGAGGACCCGGCTCTTGCGAAGGGCGGTGACGAGGAGGTTCTGGCTCAATTCCGGCGCATACGTGATGAAATCCGACGCGCGTTTCTGGCGTATGCTGATGGCCGGCGCGATCAGATGAGGCTTAGGGACTCGCGATCCTGA
- a CDS encoding fucose isomerase produces the protein MKKTSRKTVLLIASGDLRQSANEKCWSTQAAMEKRLTAVVKSLGWTLRRAHPYKHALKHGFIGSQKEGMEIFSEIDPTAPLIVAESVWQYSHHVLPGLISHRGPILTVANWSGTWPGLVGMLNLNGSLTKARVPYSTLWSETFEDVVFLGGLSQWLKTGVVKHRTTHVRPIARATVPPKARSVARKIADNLRRHKAIMGVFDEGCMGMFNAIIPDELLFSTGVYKERLSQSALYYGATQVTDAEAREVFDWYRAKGFTFHFGTDEETELTERQVLWQCKTYVAAVRIADEFGAETIGIQYQQGLKDLLPASDLVEGTLNSTERPPVRRADGTVIRDGEPIPHFNEVDECAGLDGLFTDRVHKALGQPRANTLHDLRWGDYDASGTTKDYVWVFLISGSAPADHHVGGWAGSDSMRQPPMYFRLGGGSLRGVAKPGEIVWSRIFIENGKLKMDLGRAKAIALPEAETQRRWNETTVQWPIMHAVTYGVSRDQMMARHKANHIQVAYANSAKEADLALYTKAALAAELGLEVSLCGTRADGKPF, from the coding sequence ATGAAAAAAACTTCCCGCAAGACAGTTCTTCTGATTGCCAGCGGAGACCTCCGCCAGTCAGCCAACGAAAAATGCTGGTCCACCCAGGCGGCCATGGAAAAGCGGCTCACGGCCGTCGTGAAATCGCTCGGTTGGACGCTGCGCCGGGCTCACCCCTACAAGCATGCGCTGAAGCACGGGTTCATCGGATCTCAGAAGGAGGGCATGGAGATTTTTTCGGAAATCGACCCCACCGCGCCGCTGATCGTCGCGGAGTCGGTCTGGCAGTACTCGCATCACGTCCTCCCCGGACTCATCTCGCACCGCGGCCCGATCCTGACCGTCGCCAACTGGTCCGGCACCTGGCCCGGCCTGGTCGGCATGCTGAATCTCAACGGCTCCCTCACAAAGGCGCGCGTGCCCTACTCGACGCTCTGGAGTGAAACCTTCGAGGACGTCGTGTTTCTCGGCGGGCTCTCCCAATGGCTGAAAACCGGCGTCGTAAAGCACCGCACCACGCACGTGCGCCCCATCGCCCGCGCCACTGTTCCGCCGAAGGCCCGCAGCGTCGCGCGGAAGATCGCCGACAACCTTCGGCGCCACAAGGCGATCATGGGCGTCTTCGACGAGGGATGCATGGGCATGTTCAACGCCATCATCCCGGACGAACTGCTCTTCTCCACCGGCGTCTACAAGGAACGCCTCTCCCAGTCCGCGCTCTACTACGGCGCGACACAGGTTACCGACGCCGAGGCGCGCGAGGTGTTCGACTGGTACCGCGCCAAGGGCTTCACCTTCCACTTCGGGACGGACGAGGAAACCGAGCTCACCGAGCGGCAGGTGCTCTGGCAGTGCAAAACCTACGTCGCCGCCGTGCGCATCGCCGACGAGTTTGGTGCCGAAACCATCGGCATCCAGTACCAGCAGGGGCTCAAGGACCTGCTGCCCGCGAGCGACCTGGTCGAAGGCACGCTCAACTCGACCGAGCGCCCCCCCGTCAGGCGCGCGGACGGCACCGTCATCCGCGACGGCGAACCCATTCCCCACTTCAACGAGGTCGACGAATGCGCGGGCCTTGACGGGCTCTTCACCGATCGCGTGCACAAGGCGCTCGGTCAGCCGCGGGCGAACACGCTGCACGACCTGCGCTGGGGCGACTACGATGCCAGCGGCACGACGAAGGACTACGTCTGGGTTTTCCTGATCTCCGGCAGCGCGCCGGCCGATCATCACGTCGGCGGCTGGGCTGGTTCCGACTCGATGCGCCAGCCCCCGATGTATTTCCGTCTCGGCGGCGGCTCGCTGCGCGGCGTCGCCAAACCCGGCGAGATCGTCTGGAGCCGCATTTTCATCGAGAACGGCAAACTCAAGATGGACCTCGGCCGCGCCAAGGCCATCGCGCTCCCCGAGGCCGAGACGCAGCGCCGCTGGAACGAAACGACCGTGCAGTGGCCGATCATGCACGCGGTCACCTACGGCGTGTCGCGCGACCAGATGATGGCGCGCCACAAGGCGAATCACATCCAGGTCGCCTATGCCAACAGCGCGAAGGAGGCCGACCTCGCCCTCTACACCAAGGCCGCGCTCGCGGCGGAACTCGGCCTCGAGGTCAGCCTCTGCGGAACCAGGGCCGACGGCAAACCGTTCTGA
- a CDS encoding right-handed parallel beta-helix repeat-containing protein, which translates to MRHRTILDGQERGRIAFGADDARVDGFYFVNARVRGKGAALLCDGTSPDIANCIFINNRTLAPVPWDPPLLHETANDGGAIMLLNGSHARIERCLFYDNTTECGRGGAVAADRAAAPRIIGCVFANNHSGLHDPMRSSDGGAVSFFDWSRGELRDSVIVANQALTRNDAGGVFVALWSSPRLAGNVFVANEAGDDAGGLFLGGQEHRYDAPLDAYPPAQAFDIIVDGNTIVGNTNSSRNSGAMRVTMETRARFTNNLVAENAGGFYLQRSEIVAEHNTIWQDWRFLEDKPTLGPSRIEGNIFKEAPAAVESKRVTISGNMAPEGTPGEKRQPVRDVFLDDGVRGRLLDLHFDPNTCTTTVRTEEPLEASDYAGRAVRMSDSATGGQWRVIASASGTRIVVWGRLDAVTKAPKFFEILRTFTPKPGSPAGLGARFQ; encoded by the coding sequence ATGCGCCATCGGACAATCCTGGACGGACAGGAGCGCGGTCGCATCGCTTTCGGAGCTGACGACGCCCGTGTCGACGGATTCTATTTCGTCAATGCCCGCGTGCGCGGCAAGGGCGCGGCTCTGCTGTGCGACGGAACATCCCCGGACATTGCCAACTGCATTTTCATCAACAACCGCACTCTCGCACCGGTGCCCTGGGATCCGCCGCTGCTTCATGAAACCGCCAACGACGGCGGCGCCATCATGCTTCTCAACGGCTCCCACGCCCGGATCGAACGCTGCCTCTTCTACGACAACACGACCGAATGCGGCCGCGGCGGCGCAGTGGCCGCGGATCGCGCCGCGGCCCCGCGGATCATCGGCTGCGTCTTCGCCAACAATCATTCGGGACTGCATGATCCCATGCGGAGCTCCGACGGCGGCGCAGTGTCCTTCTTCGACTGGAGCCGCGGCGAACTGCGCGACAGCGTGATTGTCGCGAACCAAGCGCTCACGCGAAACGATGCGGGCGGCGTCTTTGTCGCCCTTTGGTCCTCACCGCGGCTTGCCGGCAATGTCTTCGTGGCGAACGAGGCGGGCGATGATGCCGGCGGGCTTTTTCTGGGGGGACAGGAACACCGTTACGACGCCCCGCTCGATGCCTACCCGCCCGCGCAGGCCTTTGATATCATCGTCGACGGAAACACTATTGTCGGGAACACCAACTCGAGTCGGAATTCCGGAGCCATGCGGGTGACCATGGAAACGCGCGCCCGGTTCACCAACAATCTCGTCGCCGAAAACGCAGGCGGTTTCTACCTGCAACGTTCCGAGATCGTGGCTGAACACAACACGATCTGGCAGGACTGGCGGTTCCTGGAGGACAAGCCCACGCTCGGCCCGAGCCGCATCGAGGGAAACATCTTCAAGGAGGCTCCTGCGGCCGTCGAATCCAAGCGCGTCACCATCTCCGGCAACATGGCGCCCGAGGGCACTCCGGGAGAAAAGCGCCAGCCGGTCCGGGATGTCTTCCTCGACGATGGCGTGCGGGGCCGTCTGCTCGACCTGCATTTCGATCCCAACACCTGCACCACCACCGTGCGGACGGAAGAGCCGCTGGAAGCTTCCGACTACGCCGGCCGCGCGGTGCGCATGAGCGATTCCGCCACGGGCGGCCAGTGGCGCGTGATTGCCAGTGCATCCGGCACCAGGATCGTCGTCTGGGGACGGCTCGACGCCGTCACCAAGGCGCCGAAATTCTTCGAAATTCTGCGCACATTCACACCGAAGCCCGGCAGTCCCGCCGGCCTCGGTGCACGCTTTCAATAG
- a CDS encoding BON domain-containing protein, giving the protein MKTLLVFLLGGVIGAFAYHLYREKEAREAAASSAAAAAAMPTPTPAPTAPPAEKSSRSLREQARDLTRDAGNAINQKLQDWKLTPDDIREDLSRGKEIVRTRAKQAGVELSDARILTVLKAKYVLDSQLSAIDINIDVDSGHVSLAGTVANASLIGHAIAVALDTDGVTDVTSRLKVKAP; this is encoded by the coding sequence ATGAAAACGCTCCTCGTGTTCCTCCTCGGCGGCGTCATCGGCGCCTTCGCCTACCACCTCTATCGCGAAAAGGAGGCCCGCGAAGCGGCCGCCTCCTCCGCCGCAGCCGCGGCCGCCATGCCCACCCCGACCCCGGCTCCCACCGCTCCTCCCGCGGAGAAGAGTTCGCGCAGCCTGCGGGAGCAGGCGCGCGACCTCACGCGCGACGCCGGCAACGCAATCAATCAAAAGCTGCAGGACTGGAAACTCACGCCCGACGACATCCGCGAGGACCTGAGTCGCGGCAAGGAAATCGTCCGCACGCGCGCCAAGCAGGCGGGAGTGGAACTCAGCGACGCGCGCATCCTGACCGTCCTGAAGGCAAAGTACGTCCTGGACAGCCAGTTGTCCGCGATCGACATCAACATCGACGTCGACAGCGGGCACGTCTCCCTCGCCGGCACCGTCGCCAACGCCTCGCTGATCGGCCACGCCATTGCCGTCGCGCTCGACACCGACGGCGTCACGGACGTCACCTCGCGACTCAAGGTCAAGGCACCGTAG
- a CDS encoding transposase, protein MVHDRFHVSKHLNEAVDQTRRQEAAKLAENGDRRTLKQTRYLWLHGTVPEKHQASFAELLEMNLRDLRLWLA, encoded by the coding sequence ATCGTCCATGACCGTTTCCATGTCTCCAAGCACCTCAACGAGGCGGTCGACCAGACCCGCCGGCAGGAGGCGGCCAAGCTGGCCGAAAACGGCGACCGCAGGACTCTCAAGCAGACTCGGTATCTTTGGCTGCATGGCACCGTGCCGGAGAAGCATCAGGCCAGCTTCGCCGAGCTGCTGGAAATGAACCTGAGAGACCTCCGGCTTTGGTTGGCCTGA
- a CDS encoding transposase family protein: MEETVNEHYRQLLKLEKPWRVTNVEKDLERERVTICVAWPERTPVACPECGKPCPVYDRLPERTWRHLSVMQYLLELRCGVPRCACQSTGEDGDGAVGRAGLALHVPL, from the coding sequence ATGGAAGAAACCGTCAACGAGCATTACCGCCAGCTGCTGAAACTCGAGAAGCCTTGGAGGGTGACGAACGTGGAGAAGGATCTGGAACGGGAGCGGGTCACGATCTGCGTGGCTTGGCCGGAGCGGACACCGGTGGCATGCCCCGAGTGCGGGAAGCCGTGCCCGGTGTACGACCGGTTGCCGGAGAGGACGTGGCGGCACCTGAGTGTGATGCAATACCTTCTGGAACTGCGGTGCGGGGTACCGCGGTGCGCCTGCCAGAGCACGGGTGAAGACGGTGACGGTGCCGTGGGCAGAGCCGGGCTCGCGCTTCACGTTCCACTTTGA
- the arsM gene encoding arsenite methyltransferase, which produces MQKRSGAEVRRRYGEIARGATIQGASKETGGVCCQPADTGGGASICCGTGTGTQARTRDRSEADAGGIPEGADLGLGCGNPVALASPKPGETVLDLGAGAGFDAFVAARAVGPTGRVIGVDMTPEMVSKARMNASKGGYEQVEFRIGEIESLPVADRSVDVIISNCVINLCPDKRSVYREAFRALRPGGRLAVSDVVAREELPEEVKRDLALHSGCLAGATLQAELARILEEAGFVDIRIRPSGSGDAGGAGWLGARGRESAVFAAEVTATKPDSACCGPKCCS; this is translated from the coding sequence ATCCAAAAGAGATCAGGCGCGGAGGTCCGGCGTCGCTACGGCGAAATTGCCAGGGGTGCCACGATCCAAGGGGCCTCTAAGGAAACAGGCGGCGTCTGCTGCCAGCCGGCGGACACCGGTGGCGGCGCCAGCATCTGCTGCGGCACCGGAACGGGAACGCAGGCGCGCACGCGTGACCGCTCTGAAGCGGATGCCGGCGGCATTCCCGAAGGGGCGGATCTCGGGCTCGGCTGCGGAAATCCTGTCGCGCTTGCCTCTCCGAAGCCCGGCGAAACCGTGCTGGACCTCGGAGCTGGCGCCGGATTCGACGCGTTTGTCGCGGCGCGCGCAGTCGGCCCGACCGGGCGTGTCATCGGAGTCGATATGACACCGGAGATGGTTTCCAAGGCGCGGATGAACGCGAGCAAGGGAGGCTACGAACAAGTCGAGTTTCGCATCGGCGAAATTGAATCGCTGCCGGTTGCGGATCGATCGGTGGATGTGATCATTTCCAACTGCGTAATCAACCTGTGCCCGGACAAGCGCTCTGTTTACAGGGAGGCGTTTCGCGCACTCCGTCCCGGCGGGCGGCTTGCGGTGTCGGATGTGGTCGCGCGCGAGGAACTGCCTGAGGAAGTGAAGCGCGACCTTGCCTTGCACAGTGGATGCCTTGCCGGTGCAACGCTGCAGGCGGAACTGGCCCGAATCCTTGAAGAGGCGGGGTTTGTCGACATTCGCATCCGGCCGAGTGGCAGCGGTGATGCAGGGGGCGCAGGCTGGCTTGGGGCGCGGGGCCGGGAATCCGCGGTTTTTGCGGCCGAGGTGACTGCGACCAAGCCTGACTCCGCGTGTTGTGGACCGAAGTGCTGCTCCTGA
- a CDS encoding transposase family protein has product MKTVTVPWAEPGSRFTFHFEAFAVAVIAACRSLTQAADLLRLHWDSVQRLIERAVERGLARRSTEDSVESASMKEFSARPKLRFADDRPRPVAGAGRGAWTGHRAGDCPVEMPAGSAAVESGGRRHGHEG; this is encoded by the coding sequence GTGAAGACGGTGACGGTGCCGTGGGCAGAGCCGGGCTCGCGCTTCACGTTCCACTTTGAAGCCTTTGCGGTGGCAGTGATCGCGGCCTGTCGGTCGCTGACGCAGGCCGCAGATTTGCTGCGACTGCATTGGGACAGCGTCCAACGGCTGATCGAGCGGGCCGTGGAGCGGGGCCTGGCTCGACGGAGCACGGAGGACTCCGTCGAGTCGGCCTCGATGAAAGAGTTTTCTGCGAGGCCAAAGTTACGTTTCGCTGATGACCGACCTCGGCCAGTCGCGGGTGCTGGACGTGGTGCTTGGACGGGACACCGAGCAGGCGATTGCCCTGTGGAGATGCCTGCCGGAAGCGCAGCGGTTGAAAGTGGAGGCCGCCGCCATGGACATGAGGGCTAA
- a CDS encoding DUF1343 domain-containing protein: MFSRARLLISASFLACFLTALLLTQGCASSATTGQAPTRPGGAKREAPTEPAAAPHLPLPLASQPVVIPPKEPFPVMLGIDVLESQNFAAVAGKRIGLLTHPAGVNRQGVSTIDVLRRAPNVRLVALFGPEHGIYGNEAAEIKIPDRRDPRTGLPVYSLYGQFRKPTKAMLKGLDALVIDLQDVGTRSYTYVSCMRYTMEACFEEGVEVVVLDRPNPLGGLKVDGPPLDPQWMSYVGAFPVPYVHGLTIGELARLAAATPGVLAIKPEARAKGRLTIVPMRGWKRSMRWPETGLRWVPTSPRIPDFSACVGYPMTGLGTYLGGFRHGVAERYPFRGILHLKIKSEVIEKELLKLHIPGLAFRRVSVQKRNGEPATGIYVEVIDWDDWRPTELNFYLMQLACRLESPNPFSAASKGMQQGFLRHVGSTAFFEDLVKKGARIDIPSWINRWQQQARAYQQQSKRFWIYPN; the protein is encoded by the coding sequence ATGTTTTCACGCGCGCGCCTCCTGATCTCCGCCTCGTTCCTCGCCTGTTTCCTGACCGCGCTCCTGCTCACGCAAGGCTGCGCGTCCAGCGCGACAACGGGTCAGGCTCCGACGCGACCCGGCGGCGCGAAACGCGAGGCGCCCACGGAGCCGGCAGCCGCACCGCACCTGCCGCTGCCGCTCGCCAGTCAGCCGGTGGTGATCCCTCCGAAGGAGCCGTTTCCGGTGATGCTCGGCATCGACGTGCTCGAGTCGCAGAACTTCGCCGCCGTCGCCGGAAAACGCATCGGCCTGCTCACCCACCCCGCGGGAGTGAACCGCCAGGGCGTGAGCACGATCGACGTGCTGCGCCGAGCGCCGAACGTCAGACTCGTCGCCCTCTTCGGACCCGAGCACGGCATCTACGGAAACGAGGCTGCGGAGATCAAGATTCCCGACCGCAGGGACCCGCGCACGGGCCTGCCCGTGTATTCGCTCTACGGACAATTCCGCAAGCCGACCAAGGCGATGCTGAAGGGACTCGATGCGCTGGTGATCGACCTGCAGGATGTCGGCACACGCAGCTACACCTACGTGAGCTGCATGCGTTACACGATGGAGGCCTGCTTCGAGGAAGGCGTGGAGGTGGTTGTGCTCGACCGCCCCAATCCCCTCGGCGGACTCAAGGTCGACGGCCCGCCGCTCGATCCCCAGTGGATGAGTTACGTCGGCGCGTTCCCGGTGCCTTACGTTCACGGCCTGACCATCGGCGAACTCGCGCGCCTGGCCGCAGCCACGCCGGGAGTGCTGGCTATCAAGCCCGAGGCGCGCGCGAAGGGCCGCCTCACGATCGTTCCGATGCGCGGATGGAAACGCAGCATGCGCTGGCCCGAGACCGGCCTCCGCTGGGTTCCCACCTCGCCGCGCATTCCGGATTTCTCGGCCTGCGTTGGTTATCCGATGACGGGACTCGGCACCTACCTCGGTGGCTTTCGCCATGGAGTCGCCGAGCGCTATCCCTTCCGCGGCATCCTGCACCTCAAGATCAAGAGCGAGGTGATTGAGAAGGAACTCCTCAAGCTCCACATCCCCGGACTCGCCTTCCGCCGCGTCAGCGTGCAGAAGCGCAATGGAGAACCCGCCACGGGGATTTACGTCGAGGTGATCGACTGGGATGACTGGCGCCCGACCGAGCTCAATTTCTACCTCATGCAGCTCGCCTGCCGGCTGGAGTCGCCCAATCCCTTCAGCGCCGCGTCAAAGGGAATGCAGCAAGGCTTCCTCCGCCACGTCGGCTCGACTGCCTTTTTCGAGGACCTCGTGAAAAAAGGCGCCCGCATCGACATCCCCTCCTGGATCAACCGCTGGCAGCAGCAGGCCAGAGCCTACCAGCAGCAAAGCAAACGCTTCTGGATCTATCCGAACTGA
- a CDS encoding RNA polymerase sigma factor yields the protein MPPVDQARWFGEEVKPHEPALRAYLQARFSSLGDHDDLVQETYIRILRAKTAGKVRYVRALLFTIAHNTALDCFRRKRVVPMETLAEPAETMALEEDLPVPETVGRKEELGILADAVGRLPERCRQVVLLRHLEGLSYKEIAVRLDVSTETVKTQLAAGMRRCADYFSAQGLLRPSVSKETVST from the coding sequence ATGCCCCCGGTTGATCAAGCCCGCTGGTTTGGCGAGGAAGTCAAACCCCACGAACCCGCCCTGCGCGCCTACCTGCAGGCACGCTTCTCATCGCTTGGCGACCACGATGACCTGGTTCAGGAGACCTATATTCGAATTCTTCGCGCAAAGACCGCGGGCAAGGTTCGCTACGTGCGGGCGCTGCTCTTCACCATCGCCCACAATACGGCGCTTGATTGCTTCCGTCGCAAGCGGGTTGTGCCTATGGAAACGCTCGCCGAACCTGCGGAAACCATGGCGTTGGAGGAAGATTTGCCGGTGCCGGAAACGGTGGGTCGGAAGGAGGAACTCGGTATTCTTGCCGACGCCGTCGGCAGGCTGCCGGAACGATGCCGGCAGGTGGTCCTCCTGCGCCACCTGGAGGGGCTTTCGTACAAGGAAATCGCCGTCAGGCTGGATGTCTCCACCGAGACCGTGAAAACTCAACTGGCGGCAGGGATGCGCCGGTGCGCGGACTATTTCTCAGCGCAGGGTCTTTTGAGGCCATCGGTATCAAAGGAGACGGTTTCAACATGA
- a CDS encoding DUF1653 domain-containing protein, with protein MSDLPPLPAEPRPGRYRHYKGNEYRVEGLVRHSETLEVLVLYRALYGDTTALWVRPRDMFLESVVVDGRIQPRFARIAGQ; from the coding sequence ATGTCCGACCTTCCACCGCTGCCAGCCGAACCCCGCCCGGGCCGTTACCGCCACTACAAGGGAAACGAGTACCGCGTGGAGGGTCTTGTGCGCCACAGCGAGACGCTCGAGGTGCTTGTGCTCTATCGCGCGCTCTACGGCGACACCACCGCGCTCTGGGTCCGGCCGCGGGACATGTTCCTGGAATCCGTTGTAGTGGATGGACGGATACAGCCCCGCTTCGCACGCATCGCCGGTCAATGA
- a CDS encoding FecR domain-containing protein — MNTPDTEGDRFSAEDSIEVLASLWLVERADGLNARQLRELELWLAADPRHAAAFDRMERARLLLDRLPFAAGQLPGLSDVGPETAASDLRSALRWRTFGGLAAAIAISAIAWWHWPVPPPAPAASSLRYVTASGGYERFALNDNSIVELNANTELRVTITPSQRQVTLLSGEAHFTVAHDATRPFVVTAGACSVRAVGTAFNVRYAPVEIEVVVTEGRVLVVPKDSPVGQMLEHQRAGPLVAAGERVIIPVGRSPLAQEVETMAPPAMRAALAWQERKLVFAETPLRDVILQFNRRNRTQLVLGDSTLGEKLVGGTFDSDNVDAFVRLLEASGDIVLERRAEDEVLVRRAD, encoded by the coding sequence ATGAACACGCCGGACACGGAAGGAGACCGATTCAGCGCCGAAGATTCCATTGAGGTTCTCGCTTCGCTCTGGCTGGTGGAACGTGCGGACGGACTGAATGCGCGCCAGCTGCGCGAACTCGAGCTGTGGCTCGCCGCTGATCCGCGTCACGCGGCGGCGTTTGACCGGATGGAGCGGGCCCGGCTGCTGCTGGACCGGCTGCCCTTTGCAGCCGGTCAACTGCCGGGCTTGTCCGACGTCGGCCCCGAGACTGCTGCCTCTGATCTGAGGTCCGCCTTGCGTTGGCGCACATTTGGGGGGCTGGCGGCAGCCATCGCGATCTCAGCGATTGCCTGGTGGCATTGGCCCGTTCCACCTCCGGCACCGGCCGCATCCTCACTGCGATATGTGACGGCATCGGGCGGGTACGAGCGGTTTGCGCTGAACGACAACTCAATCGTCGAACTGAATGCAAACACGGAGTTGCGAGTGACCATCACGCCATCGCAGCGCCAGGTGACGCTGCTTTCAGGAGAGGCTCATTTCACGGTTGCACACGATGCGACACGACCCTTCGTGGTGACGGCCGGGGCCTGCTCCGTGCGCGCCGTGGGCACGGCATTCAATGTGCGATATGCGCCGGTTGAAATTGAAGTGGTGGTGACCGAGGGCAGGGTGCTCGTGGTACCGAAAGATTCGCCGGTGGGGCAGATGCTTGAGCATCAAAGGGCCGGCCCGCTAGTTGCTGCCGGGGAGCGTGTCATCATACCGGTCGGTCGCAGCCCATTGGCGCAAGAGGTCGAGACGATGGCTCCGCCAGCGATGCGCGCTGCTCTTGCCTGGCAGGAACGCAAGCTGGTCTTTGCAGAAACGCCCCTGCGCGATGTCATCCTTCAGTTCAACCGTCGCAACCGCACCCAGTTGGTGCTTGGAGATTCAACGCTGGGCGAAAAGCTGGTGGGAGGCACCTTCGATTCCGACAATGTGGATGCGTTTGTCCGTTTGCTGGAGGCCAGCGGCGACATTGTTTTAGAACGCCGTGCCGAAGATGAGGTGCTCGTACGCCGGGCGGATTGA
- a CDS encoding sulfatase-like hydrolase/transferase, whose amino-acid sequence MLWQSLLRNSASRQTRRRRRALHPAYSASPVCSPARAALYTGLHPARLHLTNYIPGTVPKNPRLQTPDWQRFLPVEAVTLGDALRAAGYATGHFGKWHLARDYNYQPNRPTDPESQGFDEVLVTRKPEPGADPEADPHHVRRLTDAAIDFVTRERSKPFFCVLAHNSLHRPELGPASLTGKYMIKPGSNLDHQRPVLGAMVEELDQSIGRLMDGMRAHDLERNTLVVFTADHGAFGRSDDCKPLRGARRTSTRRASGCRS is encoded by the coding sequence ATGCTATGGCAGTCGCTACTACGAAACTCCGCATCTCGACAGACTCGCCGCCGGAGGCGCGCGCTTCACCCAGCCTACAGTGCGAGTCCGGTCTGCTCACCCGCACGCGCCGCGCTGTACACCGGGCTCCACCCGGCACGGCTGCATCTGACGAACTACATTCCCGGGACTGTTCCGAAGAATCCCCGGCTCCAGACACCGGACTGGCAGCGATTTCTCCCCGTTGAGGCTGTCACCCTGGGAGACGCCCTGCGCGCCGCTGGATACGCGACCGGGCATTTTGGAAAGTGGCACCTCGCGCGGGATTACAACTACCAGCCGAATCGTCCCACGGATCCCGAATCGCAGGGCTTCGACGAAGTGCTTGTCACCCGCAAGCCCGAGCCCGGCGCCGACCCGGAGGCGGATCCGCATCATGTGCGACGGCTCACGGATGCAGCGATCGACTTCGTGACGCGCGAGCGCTCCAAGCCCTTTTTTTGCGTGCTCGCCCACAACAGCCTGCATCGTCCCGAACTGGGCCCGGCGTCTCTGACAGGAAAGTACATGATCAAACCCGGTTCGAATCTGGACCATCAGCGTCCGGTGCTCGGCGCCATGGTCGAGGAGCTCGATCAAAGCATCGGGAGGCTGATGGATGGCATGCGTGCACATGACTTGGAGCGGAACACCCTCGTCGTATTCACCGCGGACCACGGCGCGTTCGGCCGCAGCGATGACTGCAAGCCGCTCAGGGGGGCAAGGCGGACCTCTACGAGGCGGGCATCCGGGTGCCGTTCATAA